A window of Christiangramia forsetii KT0803 contains these coding sequences:
- the dtd gene encoding D-aminoacyl-tRNA deacylase, with amino-acid sequence MRAVIQRVSEASVTVDHKVCAVMRDGLLILLGIENEDNEEDIDWLCRKIINMRIFNDEDEVMNESLKSVDGDAIIVSQFTLHASTKKGNRPSYIKAAKPEVAEPLYLKFISKFQNELGKDVGSGIFGGDMKVSLLNDGPVTIIIDSKEKR; translated from the coding sequence ATGAGAGCTGTAATACAAAGGGTTTCAGAAGCATCTGTAACCGTAGATCATAAAGTTTGTGCAGTAATGCGGGATGGCTTATTGATTCTACTTGGAATTGAAAATGAAGATAATGAAGAAGATATTGACTGGCTTTGTAGAAAGATCATCAATATGAGAATTTTCAATGATGAAGATGAGGTAATGAATGAATCTCTTAAGAGTGTAGATGGCGATGCGATTATTGTGAGCCAGTTTACCTTGCATGCCAGCACCAAAAAAGGTAACAGGCCAAGTTATATAAAGGCTGCTAAGCCTGAAGTTGCCGAGCCATTATATTTAAAATTCATTTCCAAATTTCAAAACGAACTAGGTAAAGATGTTGGATCTGGTATATTTGGTGGAGATATGAAAGTTTCACTCCTGAATGATGGTCCGGTAACAATTATAATAGATTCGAAAGAAAAACGTTAA